One stretch of Prosthecobacter dejongeii DNA includes these proteins:
- a CDS encoding D-alanine--D-alanine ligase family protein has protein sequence MLDITGKKIAVLFGGPGSEREVSKKTAESVIAALKTKGAEVVEVDVTGPDFDVPADALIAMNLIHGTFGEDGQLQAILEERGIPYTGAGVESSRIAFDKAQSKERFVAAGVPTPRSQNYLLDGSQPLDISIPLVSKPPREGSSVGVNICRTEAEWVSAIEEAKKYGTSTLVEEFVEGKELTIGILGDQVLPIIHIEPVDGFYDMSNKYPWLNGTGKTHYHCPADLDEATTRRVQEAAMAAFKSCGTEVYGRVDVMLRNDGEPFVLEINTIPGMTSSSLLPKAALAVGIEFPDLCVHIIELSLAARA, from the coding sequence ATGCTCGACATCACAGGCAAGAAGATCGCCGTCCTCTTTGGCGGCCCCGGTTCGGAACGCGAAGTGTCTAAAAAGACGGCAGAGAGTGTCATCGCCGCTTTGAAGACCAAGGGAGCGGAGGTGGTGGAAGTGGACGTGACCGGGCCAGACTTTGACGTGCCTGCGGATGCCCTCATCGCCATGAACCTGATCCACGGCACCTTTGGTGAGGATGGCCAGTTGCAGGCGATTTTGGAAGAGCGTGGTATCCCCTACACCGGTGCTGGAGTGGAAAGCAGCCGCATCGCCTTCGACAAAGCTCAGAGCAAAGAGAGATTCGTCGCCGCAGGCGTGCCTACCCCACGTTCGCAAAATTACCTGCTGGATGGCAGCCAGCCGCTCGACATTTCCATCCCCTTGGTTTCCAAACCACCGCGTGAGGGCTCCAGCGTGGGTGTGAACATCTGCCGGACCGAAGCAGAATGGGTCAGCGCCATTGAGGAAGCGAAAAAATACGGCACCTCCACCCTTGTCGAAGAATTTGTGGAGGGGAAAGAGCTGACCATCGGCATCCTGGGAGACCAGGTGCTGCCCATCATTCACATCGAGCCTGTGGATGGGTTCTATGACATGAGCAATAAATACCCCTGGCTGAATGGCACGGGCAAAACGCACTACCACTGCCCAGCAGACCTGGATGAGGCCACCACCCGGCGGGTGCAGGAGGCCGCCATGGCTGCCTTTAAATCCTGCGGCACGGAGGTCTATGGCCGTGTGGACGTGATGCTGCGGAATGACGGTGAACCTTTCGTTCTCGAGATCAACACCATCCCCGGCATGACCAGCAGCAGCCTGCTGCCCAAGGCGGCGCTGGCCGTGGGAATCGAGTTCCCTGACCTCTGCGTGCACATCATCGAGCTGTCTTTGGCAGCGCGAGCCTAG
- the rph gene encoding ribonuclease PH yields MPRPDGRTYDQLRPIEYILDVAPHATASVLIAFGNTRVICAATIQEEVPRWMKVQNVQGGWLTAEYSMLPYSTLDRKDRDSSKGRPDGRSIEIQRLIGRSLRAVVDLKKLGQRTLCIDCDVLQADGGTRTASITGACIAASIAFNRLLEKGKITLQPMTKKVAAISVGVLKGETLLDLCYVEDRDADVDCNLVLTDKGDFVEIQGSGEEATFSQAELDSMLAVGRKGITELCALQQEAIESAMKPAEPKDLQKLAAFFGKK; encoded by the coding sequence ATGCCTAGACCCGACGGACGCACCTACGACCAACTTCGCCCCATTGAATACATCCTGGATGTGGCCCCCCACGCCACGGCCTCCGTGCTGATTGCTTTTGGCAACACGCGCGTCATTTGCGCAGCCACCATTCAGGAGGAAGTGCCCCGCTGGATGAAGGTGCAGAATGTCCAAGGCGGCTGGCTGACGGCGGAGTACTCCATGCTCCCCTACTCCACGCTGGATCGCAAAGACCGCGACAGCAGCAAGGGCCGCCCCGATGGCCGCAGCATCGAAATCCAGCGCCTCATCGGCCGCAGTCTGCGCGCCGTGGTGGACCTCAAGAAGCTGGGCCAGCGCACGCTCTGCATTGACTGCGACGTGCTGCAGGCAGACGGCGGCACCCGCACCGCCTCCATCACCGGGGCCTGCATCGCTGCCTCCATCGCCTTCAATCGCCTGCTGGAAAAAGGCAAGATCACCCTGCAACCGATGACCAAAAAGGTGGCCGCCATCAGCGTGGGCGTACTGAAAGGCGAGACCCTGCTGGACCTCTGCTACGTGGAAGACCGCGATGCCGATGTGGACTGCAACCTGGTGCTGACGGACAAGGGCGACTTTGTCGAAATCCAGGGCAGCGGTGAAGAAGCCACCTTCAGCCAAGCTGAACTGGACTCCATGCTGGCCGTGGGCCGCAAAGGCATCACGGAACTCTGCGCCCTCCAGCAGGAGGCCATCGAAAGCGCCATGAAACCCGCAGAGCCGAAGGACCTGCAAAAGCTGGCAGCCTTCTTTGGGAAAAAGTGA
- a CDS encoding polyphosphate kinase 2 family protein, producing MKLKLDLHDFRVPDGKPFRIAKAKTKVKDLYTDSAHYETLISQFREEIDDLQQKMYAQDRQGLLLIFQAMDAAGKDSTIKHVMSGVNTQGVEVHSFKRPTSAELDHDFLWRTSRVLPQRGRIGIFNRSYYEEVLCCRVHPEIVTDIQRLPEKTTKNLDKLFADRLKDIRNLEVYCHRNGIRIVKFFLNVSKEEQKKRFLARIDTPSKNWKFEEGDVKERGFWKEYMHAYEDAIRHTGTEDCPWYVVPADDKKNMRLIVSAAILHEMQGMKLKYPELPPEQKAQLAVAKKLLLEEK from the coding sequence ATGAAACTCAAACTGGACCTTCACGACTTTCGCGTGCCCGATGGCAAACCTTTCCGCATCGCTAAGGCGAAGACGAAGGTGAAGGATCTCTACACGGACAGCGCCCACTACGAGACCCTCATCTCCCAATTCCGTGAGGAGATCGATGATCTGCAACAGAAGATGTATGCGCAGGATCGCCAGGGGCTGCTGCTGATCTTTCAGGCCATGGATGCGGCGGGGAAAGACAGTACCATCAAGCACGTGATGAGTGGCGTGAACACGCAAGGTGTGGAGGTGCACAGCTTCAAGCGCCCCACCAGTGCGGAGCTAGATCACGACTTTCTCTGGCGCACTTCTCGCGTTTTGCCACAGCGTGGCCGCATCGGCATCTTTAACCGCAGTTATTATGAAGAGGTTCTCTGCTGCCGCGTGCATCCTGAGATCGTCACCGATATCCAAAGACTGCCGGAGAAGACCACGAAGAATTTGGACAAGCTGTTTGCCGATCGCCTCAAAGACATCCGTAACCTGGAGGTTTACTGCCACCGCAATGGCATCCGCATCGTGAAATTCTTCCTCAATGTTTCCAAGGAAGAGCAAAAGAAACGCTTTCTGGCCCGCATTGACACGCCCAGCAAAAATTGGAAATTCGAGGAAGGCGATGTCAAAGAGCGCGGCTTTTGGAAAGAGTACATGCACGCTTATGAAGACGCCATCCGCCACACTGGCACAGAAGACTGCCCCTGGTATGTCGTCCCGGCGGATGATAAGAAAAACATGCGCCTCATCGTCAGCGCCGCCATCTTGCATGAGATGCAGGGCATGAAGCTCAAGTACCCTGAGCTGCCTCCAGAACAAAAGGCTCAGTTGGCCGTGGCGAAGAAACTGCTTTTAGAAGAAAAGTAA
- a CDS encoding FAD/NAD(P)-binding protein translates to MTRPQSLAIIGSGPSAIYLLKHIMDHAASLSPTLSEIVVFEKNAFIGMGMPYTPQTTDIYNMSNISSEELPELPTTLADWLRSQAPSVLADLGLEGMEIKEDEVYGRLALGQYFKAQYQLLQAWLSEVGIRVHSHADCQVVDVKDDAENQRVTLFTQSGEAYEFDRVIIATGHRWPEKDVPEAGYYASPWPIAKLLPKEGKHYNFVIGTLGASLSAFDVISSLAHRHGDFIRKGETLTYRPHPGTEGFKMVMHSSKGLLPHLQFDQEEPMREIYRHVSPSDMAKLMDAQGRLRLETYFDQVCRPVLQEAFQKDDLPEMVKRLKDPSFKLLDFIEEMSQQHEYDNAFEGMRIEMKEAEESVKQHRPIHWKERVDDLIYTLNYYADCMPAEDHVTLHKKLMPFLLNVIAAMPLPSGNTILALYDAGKLEMIPGSVTHVRKSKAKRHTVVEVEQEDDTSTYTYEMFIDCSGQGPLELEDYPFPSLVKNKTVRSACAAFYRSKSVAKLAKEDPELLLKIHGDTLLKTGGIDIDHRYRVIGDCGKANPRIHDIAFPHTTGHRPYSYGLQACNDTSRIVVKAWLEEVRTEAAAG, encoded by the coding sequence ATGACCCGTCCTCAATCTCTCGCCATCATCGGCAGCGGCCCTTCGGCGATCTACCTGCTCAAGCACATCATGGATCACGCCGCCAGCCTCAGCCCTACGCTGAGCGAAATCGTGGTCTTTGAAAAGAATGCTTTTATCGGCATGGGCATGCCCTACACGCCACAGACGACGGACATTTACAACATGTCAAACATCTCGTCTGAGGAACTGCCCGAGCTACCCACCACCTTGGCAGACTGGCTCCGCTCTCAGGCTCCTTCCGTCCTCGCAGACCTGGGGCTGGAGGGCATGGAGATCAAGGAAGATGAGGTGTATGGGCGTTTGGCGCTCGGCCAGTATTTCAAAGCTCAGTATCAACTGCTGCAGGCCTGGCTGTCCGAAGTCGGCATCCGCGTTCACAGCCACGCCGACTGTCAGGTGGTGGATGTCAAAGATGATGCTGAAAACCAGCGTGTCACCCTCTTCACTCAGTCGGGTGAGGCGTATGAGTTTGATCGCGTGATCATCGCGACCGGGCACCGCTGGCCTGAAAAAGACGTGCCCGAAGCGGGCTATTATGCATCTCCCTGGCCCATCGCCAAGCTGCTGCCAAAGGAGGGGAAACACTACAACTTTGTCATCGGTACTCTGGGGGCCTCACTTAGCGCTTTCGATGTGATTTCTTCACTGGCTCATCGGCATGGGGACTTTATTCGGAAGGGGGAGACCCTCACTTACCGCCCTCACCCCGGCACGGAAGGATTCAAGATGGTCATGCACTCTTCGAAAGGATTGCTACCGCACTTGCAGTTCGACCAGGAGGAGCCCATGCGGGAAATTTATCGTCATGTCAGTCCTTCAGACATGGCCAAGCTGATGGATGCCCAGGGCAGGCTGAGGTTGGAAACGTACTTCGACCAAGTCTGCCGTCCTGTGCTTCAAGAGGCCTTTCAGAAAGATGACCTGCCCGAGATGGTGAAACGGCTGAAGGACCCTTCGTTTAAGCTGCTCGATTTCATCGAGGAAATGAGCCAGCAGCATGAATACGACAATGCGTTTGAAGGCATGCGCATCGAGATGAAGGAGGCCGAGGAGTCCGTGAAACAACATCGGCCCATCCATTGGAAAGAACGGGTGGATGATCTCATCTACACCCTCAACTACTACGCCGACTGCATGCCGGCGGAGGATCATGTCACCCTGCATAAAAAGTTGATGCCATTCCTTCTCAATGTCATCGCAGCCATGCCTCTGCCTTCAGGGAATACCATTCTAGCCCTTTATGATGCAGGCAAGCTAGAGATGATTCCCGGCTCTGTCACCCATGTCAGAAAATCAAAAGCCAAGCGGCACACGGTGGTTGAGGTGGAGCAGGAAGATGACACCTCCACCTATACTTATGAGATGTTCATTGATTGCAGTGGCCAGGGCCCCCTGGAGCTCGAAGACTACCCCTTTCCGAGCCTGGTGAAAAACAAAACTGTCCGCTCTGCCTGCGCCGCTTTTTACCGATCCAAAAGCGTGGCCAAACTGGCGAAGGAAGACCCCGAACTGCTGTTAAAAATCCATGGAGACACGCTGCTAAAAACGGGCGGCATTGACATTGATCATAGGTATCGGGTGATTGGTGACTGCGGGAAGGCAAACCCAAGAATCCACGACATCGCCTTCCCTCACACCACGGGTCACCGGCCTTATTCCTATGGATTGCAGGCCTGCAATGACACCAGCCGCATCGTCGTGAAAGCCTGGCTGGAAGAAGTGCGGACTGAGGCAGCCGCAGGTTAA
- a CDS encoding M20 metallopeptidase family protein: MKLLPLLLIGVSPLALADEKRDALFASSVEAMFPKLVETRRDIHAHPELSNEEARTAALVAERLRALGLEVQTGVAKHGVVALLKGGQEGKCVAVRADMDALPIKELRSVPYRSQNPGVMHACGHDLHTTVALGVAELLVKHRDQVKGSVKFLFQPAEEAMPASFKGIWGAKMMIAEGAMANPKPDAVFGLHCTTSVAPVGVTDDETHYLSAGQVAYTIGADNANSDRFQITIRGKMAHGSAPHKGVDAIVVAAEAITALQTIRSRQTNTRQPLVISIGTIQGGQRENILAEEVTLGGTVRTYDAAFRDGVVEMMKRILKGITEAHGATYTMDYRIGYPSIINQEALVKATLPAFKRLLGEANVLEVIPSMGGEDFSYFAQVTPGFYFRLGVANEKKGIIHGAHTPMFDADEDSLKTGVEVMAAAVCDFLNAK; encoded by the coding sequence ATGAAATTGCTGCCGCTGTTGTTGATCGGGGTTTCACCTCTGGCCTTGGCCGATGAAAAACGCGATGCTCTCTTTGCCTCATCGGTGGAGGCTATGTTTCCGAAACTCGTGGAGACCCGGCGCGACATCCATGCGCACCCGGAACTCTCCAATGAAGAGGCGCGCACCGCCGCTTTAGTCGCTGAGCGCCTGCGCGCCCTGGGCCTGGAGGTGCAAACGGGCGTGGCGAAGCATGGTGTGGTGGCTCTGCTCAAAGGTGGCCAGGAGGGCAAGTGCGTGGCCGTGCGGGCGGACATGGATGCACTGCCCATCAAAGAACTGCGCTCCGTCCCGTATCGCTCGCAGAACCCCGGTGTGATGCACGCCTGTGGGCATGACCTGCACACCACAGTGGCGCTGGGGGTGGCGGAGCTGCTGGTCAAGCACCGCGACCAAGTGAAAGGCAGCGTGAAGTTCCTCTTTCAGCCCGCCGAGGAGGCCATGCCGGCCAGCTTCAAGGGCATCTGGGGTGCGAAGATGATGATCGCAGAAGGGGCGATGGCCAATCCGAAACCGGATGCCGTCTTCGGCCTGCACTGCACCACCTCCGTCGCCCCGGTGGGCGTGACGGACGACGAAACGCACTACCTTTCAGCTGGGCAGGTGGCCTACACCATCGGTGCAGACAACGCGAACAGCGACCGTTTCCAAATCACCATCCGAGGCAAGATGGCCCACGGCTCTGCCCCGCATAAAGGTGTGGATGCCATCGTCGTCGCGGCGGAGGCCATCACCGCTTTGCAGACCATCCGCAGTCGGCAGACGAACACCCGCCAGCCCCTGGTCATCAGCATCGGCACCATCCAGGGCGGCCAGCGGGAAAACATCTTGGCGGAGGAAGTGACCCTGGGGGGCACCGTCCGCACCTATGATGCGGCCTTTCGCGATGGCGTGGTGGAGATGATGAAACGCATCCTCAAAGGCATCACGGAAGCGCATGGGGCTACCTACACCATGGACTACCGCATCGGCTACCCCAGCATCATCAATCAAGAGGCGCTGGTGAAGGCCACCCTGCCTGCTTTCAAACGCCTGCTGGGGGAGGCCAATGTGCTGGAAGTCATCCCGAGCATGGGTGGGGAAGACTTCTCCTACTTTGCTCAGGTGACCCCTGGATTTTACTTTCGGTTAGGCGTGGCCAATGAGAAAAAAGGCATCATCCATGGGGCGCACACCCCCATGTTCGATGCGGATGAGGACAGTCTAAAAACCGGAGTCGAAGTGATGGCGGCGGCGGTCTGTGACTTTCTGAATGCGAAGTAG
- a CDS encoding aldo/keto reductase — MERRRLGRSGIVVTDICMGTMTFGLQADEKTSFAIMDTAYEAGIDFFDAAEMYPVPPSAERFGITEQIVGRWLKTKTRGEVIVATKVTGPGHGWFRPPIRGGFTALDRRQIFQACEDSLRRLQTDYIDLYQTHWPDHGMRQEDTLEALTELVKQGKVRAIGCSNETSWGLMKNLWASEKNNLARFDTVQNNFSLINRRCQNELAQVCRMEGVSLLPYSPLGGGVLTGKYNGGALPTGARFSDYLVNGGERQQRMARRFVNERSLATAERLGKIAADIGTTVTALSVAWSRQHNFVASTIIGATTVAQLQESLDAMDLILDAETLRLIDELEVEIPNPMTEDGLRRL; from the coding sequence ATGGAACGCAGACGACTCGGACGCAGCGGCATTGTGGTGACAGACATCTGCATGGGGACCATGACTTTCGGCCTCCAGGCAGATGAAAAGACCTCTTTTGCCATCATGGATACAGCTTACGAGGCTGGGATCGACTTCTTTGACGCGGCTGAAATGTATCCCGTCCCACCTAGCGCCGAGCGTTTCGGCATCACCGAACAGATCGTGGGCCGCTGGCTGAAAACCAAAACGCGCGGCGAGGTCATCGTGGCTACCAAGGTCACAGGGCCGGGTCATGGCTGGTTCCGCCCACCCATCCGGGGCGGATTCACAGCGCTGGATCGGCGACAGATTTTCCAAGCCTGCGAGGACAGCCTGCGCCGGCTCCAGACAGATTACATTGATCTTTACCAGACGCACTGGCCTGACCACGGCATGCGCCAGGAAGACACCCTGGAAGCCCTGACCGAGCTCGTAAAGCAGGGGAAAGTGCGCGCGATCGGCTGCAGCAATGAGACAAGCTGGGGCCTGATGAAGAACCTTTGGGCCTCTGAGAAAAACAATTTGGCCCGGTTTGACACCGTCCAAAACAACTTCTCCCTGATCAATCGCCGCTGCCAGAACGAACTGGCCCAAGTCTGCCGGATGGAAGGCGTGAGCCTGCTGCCCTACTCCCCGCTGGGAGGGGGCGTGCTCACAGGCAAATACAATGGCGGGGCCCTACCCACGGGGGCACGCTTCAGTGACTACCTCGTCAATGGCGGCGAGCGCCAGCAGCGCATGGCCCGGCGTTTCGTCAATGAACGCAGCCTGGCGACGGCGGAACGGCTGGGGAAAATCGCCGCTGACATCGGCACCACCGTCACTGCCCTATCCGTGGCCTGGAGCCGCCAGCACAATTTTGTCGCCTCCACCATCATCGGAGCCACCACCGTAGCTCAACTTCAGGAAAGCCTAGACGCCATGGATCTCATCTTGGATGCGGAGACTCTGCGCCTCATTGATGAACTCGAAGTGGAGATCCCCAATCCGATGACGGAAGACGGACTGCGGAGACTGTAA
- a CDS encoding amidohydrolase family protein: MQRRHFLKTAALSPLLPPWAGAQSPAAVRVIDTHTHFYDPTRPGGVPWPKAGTPLHRKVMPADWQALANPLGIKETVIVEASPLVEDNQWILDLAAQEKCIVGFVGNLDPNDAHFDSHVKRFAGNPLFRGVRWRGDLVKLDANLDRVKAGAQRLAMEDLSLDLNGPASALPQAAQLAAEVPTLRIVINHLGGSGDPQSLKPEWKENIRLLAQRPNVVMKVSALVEQVPGKEGQAPRELDYYLPVLDHLWECFGPDRLLYGSNWPVSDRGGSYETVFRLVAEFFRSKGREAEEKYFWRNSLAAYRWIERG; this comes from the coding sequence ATGCAGCGCCGCCACTTCCTGAAAACCGCCGCTCTCAGCCCCCTGCTGCCCCCATGGGCCGGTGCGCAGAGCCCCGCCGCAGTGCGGGTGATAGATACCCACACCCATTTTTATGATCCCACCCGCCCTGGCGGCGTTCCTTGGCCGAAGGCCGGTACCCCCCTCCACCGCAAGGTGATGCCGGCAGACTGGCAGGCCCTGGCAAATCCCCTTGGCATCAAAGAGACCGTCATCGTCGAGGCCAGCCCCCTGGTGGAGGATAACCAGTGGATCCTGGACCTGGCAGCCCAGGAAAAATGCATCGTCGGGTTCGTCGGCAATCTGGACCCCAATGACGCCCACTTTGACTCTCATGTGAAACGTTTTGCGGGGAATCCCCTGTTTCGCGGCGTGCGCTGGCGGGGAGATCTGGTGAAGCTGGATGCGAACCTGGACCGCGTGAAAGCGGGAGCGCAGCGGCTGGCGATGGAGGATCTTTCACTCGACCTCAATGGTCCCGCCAGTGCCCTACCTCAGGCGGCCCAACTCGCTGCCGAGGTGCCCACACTGCGCATCGTCATCAATCACCTCGGCGGTTCCGGCGACCCTCAATCGCTCAAGCCCGAGTGGAAAGAAAACATCCGCCTCCTGGCCCAGCGGCCAAATGTGGTCATGAAAGTCTCCGCCCTGGTGGAGCAAGTGCCCGGCAAAGAAGGCCAGGCCCCGCGTGAGCTGGACTACTACCTGCCCGTGCTGGATCACTTGTGGGAATGCTTCGGCCCAGATCGCCTCCTCTACGGTAGCAACTGGCCCGTCTCAGATCGCGGGGGTTCGTATGAAACCGTCTTCCGCCTGGTGGCCGAGTTTTTCCGCAGCAAAGGCCGTGAGGCGGAAGAGAAATACTTCTGGCGAAACTCTCTGGCTGCTTACCGCTGGATCGAACGAGGGTAA
- a CDS encoding ABC transporter ATP-binding protein: MSEKPTSLRTTASRLLVFARAHWRMAAVQFVLAIIGTSLIIVFPGVVQWFVDDIIPNKDIPGIWRAGGLAVGAFFLREFLFYVRTRLNSVFEQRMIFDLRGQLHHKIARLPLSWFDCQSTGDILTRMADDVPATQRVILEGIEQGVTSILQILISAVVMFYTNSTFALIVMVPTPFIAAGGWLFARWIAPRAKLAREASSHMNSLLHDTITGIRQIKSYTAEDTKQEDFNNASHGLREAQQKLMTAWAVYSPLMGFFGSLGLVLLLGVGAYGAIQGNLTTGELFKFIFLLGFFFEPIARLHGVNQTIVTGLASAERVFKILDQEGEEDLEKGRTLAQAKGAIEFRQVTFGYQPDKPVVHGLNLTVQPRQTVAIVGATGSGKSTLFQLLTRFYDPQSGSITLDGSPIADYSRVSLRDAIAYVTQDAFLFAGTIRENLRLGKHAADDAEMWQALNLACAEEFVSRHPEGLDAQVGERGVMLSGGERQRIAMARAFLKDAPILLLDEATSAVDTKSEQLIQQALETLRQDRTCLVIAHRLSTVISADVIYVMRQGEVLAHGRHEDLLLSCPYYRELASLALL, translated from the coding sequence ATGTCCGAAAAACCCACTTCTTTACGCACCACGGCCAGTCGTTTGCTCGTCTTTGCCAGGGCCCATTGGCGCATGGCGGCGGTGCAGTTTGTCCTGGCCATCATTGGCACGTCTTTGATCATTGTCTTCCCCGGTGTGGTGCAGTGGTTTGTGGATGACATCATCCCGAACAAAGACATCCCCGGCATCTGGCGGGCGGGTGGCCTGGCGGTGGGCGCTTTCTTTCTGCGAGAGTTTCTTTTTTACGTCCGCACTCGTCTCAATAGCGTCTTTGAGCAGCGCATGATCTTTGACCTGCGCGGGCAGCTTCATCACAAGATCGCCCGCCTGCCCTTGAGCTGGTTTGACTGCCAGAGCACCGGGGACATCCTCACCCGCATGGCGGATGACGTGCCCGCAACTCAGCGCGTGATCCTGGAAGGCATCGAGCAAGGGGTCACCTCCATCTTGCAGATCCTCATCAGTGCGGTTGTGATGTTTTATACCAACAGCACCTTCGCCCTCATTGTCATGGTGCCCACGCCCTTCATCGCGGCCGGGGGCTGGCTGTTCGCGCGCTGGATCGCCCCCCGGGCCAAACTGGCACGCGAGGCCAGCAGCCACATGAATTCCCTGCTGCATGACACCATCACCGGCATCCGCCAGATCAAAAGCTACACGGCCGAAGATACCAAGCAGGAAGACTTTAACAATGCCAGCCATGGCCTGCGCGAGGCCCAGCAAAAGCTCATGACCGCCTGGGCTGTGTACAGTCCGCTCATGGGTTTCTTCGGCAGTCTGGGTCTCGTCTTGCTGCTAGGCGTCGGGGCCTATGGAGCCATTCAGGGCAACCTGACCACGGGTGAGCTTTTCAAATTCATCTTTTTGTTAGGCTTCTTCTTTGAGCCCATCGCCCGCCTGCATGGCGTGAATCAAACCATCGTCACCGGCCTGGCTAGTGCAGAGCGTGTCTTTAAAATCCTGGATCAGGAAGGCGAAGAAGATTTGGAAAAAGGTCGCACGCTCGCGCAGGCAAAAGGAGCCATCGAATTCCGCCAAGTGACCTTCGGTTATCAGCCGGACAAGCCGGTGGTGCATGGTCTGAACCTCACCGTCCAACCCCGGCAGACCGTTGCCATTGTGGGCGCGACGGGGTCCGGTAAGTCCACCCTGTTTCAATTGCTCACCCGGTTTTATGATCCGCAGTCAGGCAGCATCACTCTGGATGGCTCTCCGATTGCTGATTACAGCCGCGTCTCTCTGCGAGATGCCATTGCCTACGTCACTCAAGATGCGTTTCTCTTCGCCGGGACCATCCGGGAAAACCTGCGCCTGGGCAAACACGCAGCGGACGATGCTGAGATGTGGCAGGCGCTCAATCTAGCCTGTGCGGAAGAGTTTGTTAGTCGTCACCCTGAGGGACTGGATGCGCAGGTGGGTGAACGTGGCGTCATGCTGAGCGGGGGAGAGCGGCAACGCATCGCCATGGCGCGCGCCTTTCTCAAAGATGCCCCCATCCTCCTGCTGGACGAAGCCACCAGCGCTGTGGATACAAAGTCGGAGCAACTCATCCAGCAAGCCCTCGAGACCCTCCGCCAGGACCGCACCTGCCTCGTCATCGCCCATCGCCTCAGCACCGTTATCAGTGCGGATGTGATCTACGTGATGCGTCAGGGAGAAGTGCTGGCCCATGGCCGCCATGAGGATCTGCTTTTGAGCTGCCCCTACTATCGCGAACTGGCCAGTCTGGCGCTGCTATGA
- a CDS encoding MOSC domain-containing protein gives METNDPPLPLPLEDVVLANVPVWEAELLHIYISPGHDYWGKQGEGRLQHGIQQVSQVECIAGRGLRGDRYSERRIGHKGQVTFFDAQVVEDIRSRFRLPKLPASVFRRNLIVRGPRLQDWLGRRFLFQGIVFEGVQECQPCHWMDRVVAAGAEEFLASDFRGGLRAKVLTPGILRVTEELPG, from the coding sequence ATGGAAACCAACGATCCCCCTTTGCCCCTGCCGCTGGAAGATGTGGTGCTCGCAAACGTGCCCGTCTGGGAGGCGGAGCTGCTGCACATCTACATTTCACCGGGGCATGACTACTGGGGCAAGCAGGGGGAAGGGCGGTTGCAGCATGGCATTCAGCAGGTGAGCCAGGTGGAGTGCATCGCGGGCCGGGGGCTACGGGGTGATCGTTACAGTGAGCGGCGCATCGGCCACAAGGGGCAGGTGACGTTTTTTGATGCGCAGGTGGTTGAGGACATTCGCAGCCGCTTTCGCCTGCCTAAGCTGCCCGCTTCCGTCTTCCGGCGGAATTTGATCGTCCGGGGGCCGAGATTGCAAGATTGGTTAGGCCGGCGATTTCTGTTTCAAGGCATCGTCTTTGAAGGTGTGCAAGAGTGCCAGCCCTGCCACTGGATGGACCGGGTAGTGGCCGCTGGGGCGGAGGAGTTTTTAGCGTCTGACTTTCGCGGTGGTTTGAGGGCGAAGGTGCTCACGCCAGGCATCCTGCGTGTTACGGAAGAGCTGCCAGGCTGA